In a single window of the Caulobacter soli genome:
- a CDS encoding NUDIX hydrolase — protein sequence MTERAADPIRPAATILLLRDAPFEVLMVKRHHQIDFAAGALVFPGGKSHAGDHDPAWADHATGWESVGEDGAPLRIAAIREAYEEAGVLLARDAAGAIYVGEAAIDVRAAVAEDRVAFLDVVRDLGLKLDLAALTLFARWITPPLMAKRFDTWFYVAHAPSAQLAVCDGHEAVDAEWIAPGEALALAEAGERKVIFPTRMNLQLLAESLSAEGAIETARARPLVTVEPWVDGASLRIQPDAGYGDVAEPLSAL from the coding sequence ATGACCGAGCGCGCCGCCGACCCCATCCGCCCCGCCGCCACCATCCTGCTGCTGCGGGACGCGCCGTTCGAGGTGCTTATGGTCAAGCGGCATCACCAGATCGACTTCGCGGCCGGGGCCCTGGTCTTTCCGGGCGGCAAGAGCCACGCCGGCGACCACGACCCGGCCTGGGCCGACCACGCCACCGGCTGGGAGAGCGTCGGCGAGGACGGCGCGCCCCTGCGCATCGCCGCCATCCGCGAGGCCTATGAGGAGGCTGGCGTGCTGCTGGCCCGCGACGCGGCCGGCGCGATCTATGTCGGCGAGGCGGCGATCGACGTGCGGGCGGCGGTGGCCGAGGATCGCGTGGCCTTCCTGGACGTGGTCCGGGACCTTGGCTTGAAGCTGGACTTGGCGGCCCTGACCCTGTTCGCCCGCTGGATCACCCCGCCGCTGATGGCCAAGCGCTTCGACACCTGGTTCTACGTGGCCCACGCGCCCTCGGCGCAGCTGGCCGTTTGCGACGGTCACGAGGCGGTCGACGCCGAATGGATCGCGCCCGGCGAGGCGCTGGCCCTGGCGGAGGCGGGTGAGCGCAAGGTGATCTTTCCCACGCGGATGAACCTGCAGCTGCTGGCGGAGAGTCTCAGCGCCGAAGGGGCGATCGAGACGGCGCGAGCGCGGCCGCTGGTGACCGTGGAGCCCTGGGTCGACGGGGCGTCGCTGCGGATCCAGCCGGACGCGGGATATGGCGATGTGGCGGAGCCGTTGTCGGCGTTGTAG
- the spbR gene encoding pole-localized protein SpbR, with product MATTRAALTEHDIRMLVKGATPDERALAAHKLCRTIDRAELDEDQRVLAAEILRVMAADAAELVRRAMAVTLRNSPTLPADVANRLARDVESISLPIISFSPVFSDADLAEIVRLGGPVRQMAVAKRPKLSRKVTSLLVEQGGEDVVAAVCANDNARMTESALQRALERFSKSETVLTAVAYRSSLPLAVTERLIDMVGDHLRDHILASHPLSAERTLELILDTKERATIDLVDQAGRSVDTKAFAAHLNSVGRLSPSLLLRALAHGHMTFFEWGVAELAGVPHHRTWLMIHDAGHLGLKAICERAGLPPRLQPAFRAGVDAFHALEYDGRPGDRERFQEHMIQRFLTAAPSVSREDADYLLDRADRLSERAKTAAAG from the coding sequence ATGGCCACCACGCGCGCCGCTCTGACCGAACACGACATCCGCATGCTGGTGAAGGGCGCGACGCCCGACGAGCGTGCGCTGGCGGCCCACAAGCTGTGCCGCACCATCGACCGCGCCGAGCTGGACGAGGACCAGCGCGTGCTGGCGGCCGAGATCCTGCGGGTCATGGCCGCCGACGCCGCCGAACTGGTGCGCCGCGCCATGGCGGTCACGTTACGCAATTCGCCGACCCTGCCCGCCGATGTCGCCAACCGTCTGGCCCGCGACGTCGAGAGCATCTCGCTGCCGATCATCAGCTTCTCGCCGGTGTTCAGCGACGCCGATCTGGCCGAGATCGTCCGCCTGGGCGGTCCGGTGCGCCAGATGGCCGTGGCCAAGCGCCCCAAGCTGTCGCGCAAGGTGACGAGCCTGCTGGTCGAGCAGGGGGGCGAAGACGTGGTCGCCGCCGTCTGCGCCAACGACAACGCCCGCATGACCGAGAGCGCCCTGCAGCGGGCGCTCGAACGCTTCTCCAAGTCCGAGACCGTGCTGACCGCCGTCGCCTACCGCTCGAGCCTGCCGTTGGCGGTGACAGAGCGCCTGATCGATATGGTCGGCGACCACCTGCGCGACCACATCCTGGCCTCGCATCCGCTGTCGGCGGAACGGACGCTGGAGCTGATCCTCGACACCAAGGAACGGGCGACCATCGACCTGGTCGACCAGGCCGGCCGCTCGGTCGACACCAAGGCCTTCGCCGCACACCTCAACAGCGTGGGGCGCCTGTCGCCGTCGCTGCTGCTGCGGGCCCTGGCCCATGGCCACATGACCTTCTTCGAGTGGGGCGTGGCCGAGCTGGCCGGCGTGCCGCATCACCGCACCTGGCTGATGATCCACGACGCCGGGCACCTGGGCCTGAAGGCGATCTGCGAGCGGGCCGGCCTGCCGCCGCGCCTGCAACCGGCCTTCCGCGCGGGCGTCGACGCCTTCCACGCCCTGGAATACGACGGCCGCCCGGGCGATCGCGAGCGTTTCCAGGAGCACATGATCCAGCGCTTCCTCACCGCCGCGCCGTCGGTGTCGCGCGAGGACGCCGACTATCTGCTGGACCGGGCGGACCGCCTGAGCGAGCGGGCCAAGACGGCGGCGGCGGGGTAG
- a CDS encoding ATP-binding protein, whose protein sequence is MFAERRPNTPADGGADARLALDAQTALLPYALAVFAVSLPIFVWACSFAENAGWMAISFAVFAINWGVFYGVVAWLRTEAALDLNRRARVHVLSGLLWAVAVCQMAAFADASGGVRETLLLLSAGAAVVCIFFAAPWLLALLITAPVAAAGPLYLLFSRPESERSGSMAFGAIALAMALSLVLNRMLRRQHALARAHEALLEERLSVLESAERAARSKSDIVATLSHEIRNGLTGVTHVLAAAAGKGGRAAPSREQLNAALDAAQDLVAVLNATLDSETAESGRLAVESVAFEPVRLIRDLVLLDRPHAVAKGLELVVHVEPDLEHRQLGAAIGDALRTRQIIANIVGNAVKYTVRGRIEVRVERRDNLIAIEVADTGPGLSRDEMDQAFLAFQRVERTGAGVNGAGLGLSLSRQLAKLMGGALEATSAVGVGSCFTLTLPFDENAICAIEPTGGEAPQPVEAAGAPPRNLRILIAEDDALNAAMLRAILEQLGHQVVHAQNGRRALDLAKICDFDLVMLDGRMPILDGPQTAAALRALDGANRDVAIVAVIGGDADEARECLDAGADTVLRKPVSVAAVARAVADAASLDRKSANQAAVA, encoded by the coding sequence TTGTTCGCCGAGCGCCGACCAAACACCCCCGCGGACGGCGGCGCCGACGCCCGTCTGGCGCTCGACGCCCAGACCGCGCTGTTGCCCTACGCGCTGGCCGTTTTCGCTGTCAGCCTGCCGATTTTCGTCTGGGCCTGCTCGTTCGCCGAGAACGCCGGCTGGATGGCGATCAGCTTCGCCGTGTTCGCGATCAACTGGGGCGTCTTCTACGGCGTGGTGGCCTGGCTGCGCACCGAGGCGGCCCTGGACCTGAACCGCCGCGCTCGCGTGCATGTGCTGTCGGGCCTGCTGTGGGCCGTGGCGGTGTGCCAAATGGCCGCATTCGCCGATGCGTCCGGCGGCGTGCGCGAGACCCTGCTGCTGCTGTCGGCCGGCGCGGCCGTGGTCTGCATCTTCTTCGCCGCCCCGTGGCTGCTGGCCCTGCTGATCACCGCTCCCGTCGCGGCCGCCGGTCCGCTGTACCTGCTGTTCTCACGGCCGGAGAGCGAGCGGTCGGGCAGCATGGCGTTCGGGGCCATCGCCCTGGCCATGGCCCTGTCGCTGGTTCTCAACCGCATGCTGCGTCGCCAGCACGCCCTGGCTCGGGCCCACGAGGCCCTGCTGGAGGAGCGGCTGAGCGTTCTGGAGTCCGCCGAGCGCGCCGCCCGCTCCAAGTCCGACATCGTCGCCACCCTCAGCCACGAGATCCGCAACGGCCTGACCGGCGTGACCCACGTGCTGGCCGCCGCCGCCGGCAAGGGCGGACGCGCCGCGCCGTCGCGCGAGCAACTGAACGCCGCCCTCGACGCCGCCCAGGACCTGGTGGCCGTGCTGAACGCCACCCTGGACTCCGAGACCGCCGAAAGCGGCCGCCTGGCCGTCGAGAGCGTGGCCTTCGAGCCCGTCCGCCTGATCCGCGACCTGGTGCTGCTGGACCGTCCGCACGCCGTGGCCAAGGGCCTGGAGCTGGTCGTCCATGTCGAGCCCGACCTGGAGCATCGCCAGCTGGGCGCGGCGATCGGCGACGCCCTGCGCACCCGCCAGATCATCGCCAACATCGTCGGCAACGCCGTCAAGTACACCGTGCGAGGCCGGATCGAGGTCCGGGTCGAGCGCCGCGACAACCTGATCGCCATCGAGGTGGCCGACACCGGTCCGGGCCTGTCGCGCGACGAGATGGACCAGGCCTTCCTGGCGTTCCAGCGGGTCGAGCGCACCGGGGCTGGCGTCAACGGCGCCGGTCTGGGCCTGTCGCTGTCGCGCCAGCTGGCCAAGCTGATGGGCGGCGCGCTGGAGGCGACCAGCGCCGTCGGCGTCGGCAGCTGCTTCACCCTGACCCTGCCCTTCGACGAGAACGCCATCTGCGCGATCGAGCCGACCGGCGGCGAGGCCCCGCAGCCGGTCGAGGCCGCCGGCGCCCCGCCGCGCAACCTGCGCATCCTGATCGCCGAGGACGACGCCCTCAACGCCGCCATGCTGCGCGCCATCCTCGAGCAACTGGGCCACCAAGTGGTCCACGCCCAGAACGGCCGCCGCGCCCTGGACCTGGCCAAGATCTGCGACTTCGACCTGGTGATGCTGGACGGCCGCATGCCGATCCTGGACGGCCCCCAGACCGCCGCCGCCCTGCGCGCCCTGGACGGCGCCAACCGCGACGTGGCGATCGTGGCGGTGATCGGCGGCGACGCCGACGAGGCCCGCGAATGCCTGGACGCCGGCGCCGACACCGTGCTGCGCAAGCCCGTCAGCGTCGCCGCCGTGGCCCGCGCGGTGGCCGACGCCGCGTCGCTGGATCGCAAGAGCGCCAACCAGGCAGCGGTCGCCTAA
- a CDS encoding CaiB/BaiF CoA transferase family protein: MLRDLRVIELATYIAAPGAAGIMADWGADVIKIESPDGDPVRGFFDTLGSDQAANPIFELDNRGKRSVVLDIRTPAGRDAAKALVKSADIFLTNVRPAGLARAGLDHDSLKAVNPRLIYCSVTGYGLEGPDADRPAMDIAAFWSRSGVGAITGLKGAEPLPLRTGMGDHVTSLATVSAILAAVHERHRTGVGRLVETSLLRTGVYAIGSDMAVQLRFGKLASTRGRREAIQPLANFFQTRDGRWICLLARQGTTDWGRIAAAAGRPDLATDPRFATARLRRENGPELVDILDGAFAAMDYAEAAAALDAGDITWAPWQTPRDLVADPQATAAGCFVETPDGQGATFPAPAGPARFPGAEDGPRGPAPKLGEHTAAVLAEIGWSEDQAGEAAGAR; the protein is encoded by the coding sequence ATGCTGCGCGATCTGCGGGTCATCGAGCTGGCCACCTACATCGCCGCTCCGGGCGCGGCCGGGATCATGGCCGACTGGGGCGCCGACGTGATCAAGATCGAGTCGCCCGACGGCGACCCTGTGCGCGGCTTCTTCGACACCCTGGGCTCGGACCAGGCCGCCAACCCGATCTTCGAGCTGGACAATCGCGGCAAGCGCTCGGTCGTGCTCGACATCCGCACGCCCGCCGGCCGCGACGCCGCCAAGGCCTTGGTCAAGAGCGCCGACATCTTCCTGACCAATGTCCGCCCCGCCGGCCTGGCGCGGGCTGGGCTGGACCACGACAGCCTCAAGGCGGTCAATCCGCGCCTGATCTATTGCAGCGTCACCGGCTATGGCCTGGAAGGCCCCGACGCCGACCGCCCCGCCATGGACATCGCCGCCTTCTGGTCACGCTCGGGCGTGGGCGCGATCACCGGCCTGAAGGGCGCCGAGCCCCTGCCCCTGCGCACCGGCATGGGCGATCACGTGACTTCCTTGGCGACGGTGTCCGCCATCCTGGCGGCCGTCCACGAACGCCACCGCACGGGCGTCGGCCGGCTGGTCGAGACCTCGCTGCTGCGCACCGGCGTCTATGCGATCGGCTCGGACATGGCCGTCCAGCTGCGGTTCGGCAAGCTGGCCTCGACGCGGGGGCGACGCGAGGCGATCCAGCCCCTGGCCAACTTCTTCCAGACCCGCGACGGGCGCTGGATCTGCCTGCTGGCCCGCCAAGGCACCACCGACTGGGGCCGGATCGCGGCCGCCGCCGGCCGGCCGGACCTGGCGACGGACCCGCGCTTCGCCACCGCCCGCCTGAGGCGCGAGAACGGCCCGGAGCTGGTCGACATCCTGGACGGGGCCTTCGCGGCCATGGACTACGCGGAGGCCGCCGCCGCCCTGGACGCCGGCGACATCACCTGGGCGCCGTGGCAGACCCCGCGCGACCTGGTCGCCGACCCGCAGGCGACGGCGGCCGGCTGTTTCGTGGAGACCCCCGACGGCCAGGGCGCGACCTTCCCCGCCCCGGCCGGTCCGGCGCGGTTTCCAGGGGCGGAGGACGGGCCACGCGGCCCAGCGCCCAAGCTGGGAGAACACACGGCGGCGGTGCTGGCGGAGATCGGTTGGTCGGAGGATCAGGCCGGAGAGGCGGCGGGCGCACGCTAG
- a CDS encoding transglycosylase SLT domain-containing protein, whose amino-acid sequence MADVTSIRSVVESAIQRASSATGVDFTFLMGAAKRESGYNPAAKARTSSASGLFQFVDQTWLSTLKKHGAKYGYARYADLIQQGSDGKYRVSGDEARKAVLGLKLDPHAASLMAGELTSDHASYLRGRVGRSPTAGELYAAHFLGPQGSARLIEAVGNAPGASAAAMFPDAAAANRSIFYREGRAATVSEVYANLTKTGGGGEVSTPEPTQTPDTDQGFVQYATGRRLERIQQQQALVSLILRGSQDADDGFSLASNGGSSAARMTSSMFSSEMLRVLSDASDKAKR is encoded by the coding sequence ATGGCTGATGTCACCTCCATACGCAGCGTCGTCGAGTCGGCGATCCAGCGCGCGTCCAGCGCGACGGGCGTGGATTTCACGTTTCTGATGGGCGCGGCCAAGCGCGAAAGCGGCTACAATCCCGCCGCCAAGGCCCGCACCTCGTCGGCCTCGGGCCTGTTCCAGTTCGTCGACCAGACCTGGCTGTCGACGCTGAAGAAACACGGCGCCAAGTACGGCTACGCCCGCTACGCCGACCTGATCCAGCAGGGTTCGGACGGCAAGTACCGGGTCAGCGGCGACGAGGCCCGCAAGGCGGTGCTGGGCCTGAAGCTGGATCCGCACGCCGCCTCGCTGATGGCCGGCGAGCTGACCAGCGACCACGCCTCTTATCTGCGCGGCCGGGTCGGGCGCTCGCCCACGGCCGGCGAGCTCTACGCCGCCCACTTCCTGGGACCGCAGGGTTCGGCGCGGCTGATCGAGGCCGTGGGCAACGCGCCGGGCGCCAGCGCCGCGGCCATGTTCCCCGACGCGGCGGCGGCCAATCGCTCGATCTTCTATCGCGAGGGGCGGGCGGCCACGGTCAGCGAGGTCTACGCCAACCTGACCAAGACGGGCGGCGGCGGCGAGGTTTCCACGCCCGAGCCGACCCAGACGCCCGACACCGACCAGGGCTTCGTTCAATACGCCACCGGTCGCCGGCTGGAGCGCATCCAGCAGCAGCAGGCCCTGGTCAGCCTGATCCTGCGCGGCTCGCAGGACGCCGATGACGGCTTCAGCCTGGCCTCGAATGGCGGCTCCTCGGCCGCCCGGATGACCAGCTCGATGTTCTCGTCGGAAATGCTGCGCGTGCTGTCCGACGCCAGCGACAAGGCCAAGCGGTAA
- a CDS encoding energy transducer TonB family protein — MVAYEGSIGSYIPGVDGPRRKPSKALVAALIAVSVAHAGLFAYLAYQKYVPPITTDSSEPPAFKLDPVIPDPLKPDKPVPPKATSNPPLVHKPTLFTPPTVDPLPVKPVEGPRDPPGPGPVDLKTDLPPGPPTTVDPTPQPKVITRPNWLKKPGASEFSRFYPESAMRRGVGGLATLNCTVAANGSIQACSVLDETPSEEGFGKAALKLSKFFRMSPQTENGQAVDGANVRIPIRFNAAEG, encoded by the coding sequence ATGGTTGCGTATGAAGGTTCGATCGGTTCCTACATCCCCGGCGTCGACGGACCCCGCCGCAAGCCGTCGAAGGCCCTGGTCGCGGCGCTGATCGCCGTTTCCGTCGCTCATGCCGGCCTGTTCGCCTATCTGGCTTACCAGAAGTATGTGCCGCCGATTACGACCGACAGTAGTGAGCCGCCAGCGTTCAAGCTCGATCCGGTGATCCCCGATCCCCTAAAGCCCGACAAGCCGGTCCCGCCCAAGGCGACGTCGAACCCGCCGCTGGTTCACAAGCCGACGCTGTTCACGCCTCCAACCGTCGACCCGCTGCCGGTCAAGCCGGTGGAAGGCCCACGCGATCCGCCCGGACCAGGTCCGGTGGACCTGAAGACCGACCTGCCGCCCGGACCTCCGACCACGGTCGATCCGACGCCCCAGCCCAAGGTCATCACCCGTCCCAACTGGCTGAAGAAGCCGGGGGCCTCGGAGTTCAGCCGGTTCTATCCGGAAAGCGCCATGCGGCGAGGCGTCGGCGGCCTGGCGACCCTGAACTGCACGGTGGCCGCCAACGGCTCGATCCAGGCCTGCAGCGTGCTGGACGAAACCCCCTCCGAGGAGGGGTTCGGCAAGGCGGCGCTGAAGCTGTCGAAGTTCTTCCGGATGAGCCCGCAGACCGAGAACGGCCAAGCCGTCGACGGCGCCAATGTCCGCATCCCGATCCGCTTCAACGCGGCCGAGGGTTAG
- a CDS encoding ammonium transporter: protein MNREWVGSLVWAGAILAVTLSAVVARKLGYVDGDTVTRLVIGMNGLMIAWQGNRMPKVFVPNAQAPNAQARKARRVAGWSLALSGLVYAGLFAFAPIRQAALGGTGAVLAGIVVTLGYCLSLRDTTKAA from the coding sequence ATGAACAGGGAATGGGTCGGGAGTCTCGTCTGGGCCGGCGCCATCCTCGCCGTGACGCTGAGCGCGGTCGTTGCGCGCAAGCTGGGCTATGTCGACGGCGACACGGTCACACGACTGGTCATCGGCATGAACGGACTGATGATCGCCTGGCAAGGCAACCGGATGCCCAAGGTCTTCGTCCCCAACGCCCAGGCCCCCAACGCCCAGGCCCGCAAGGCCCGGCGGGTGGCGGGCTGGTCCCTGGCGTTGAGCGGGCTGGTCTATGCCGGGCTGTTCGCGTTCGCGCCGATCCGACAGGCGGCCCTGGGCGGGACCGGCGCGGTCCTGGCGGGGATCGTCGTGACGCTCGGCTATTGCCTGTCGCTGCGGGACACGACGAAGGCGGCCTAG
- a CDS encoding autorepressor SdpR family transcription factor, translating to MSQVFKALSDPTRRRVLQLLRQGPMSAGELAGQFDVSKPTMSAHFAVLKEADLVHVEKAGKSVLYHLKLSVLEDALLGFVQSFDLGEAAPALKTEAVR from the coding sequence ATGAGCCAGGTCTTCAAAGCCCTTTCCGATCCCACCCGCCGGCGGGTGCTGCAGCTGTTGCGTCAGGGGCCGATGAGCGCGGGTGAGCTGGCGGGGCAGTTCGATGTCTCCAAGCCGACGATGTCGGCGCACTTCGCGGTGCTGAAAGAGGCCGACCTGGTGCACGTCGAGAAGGCCGGCAAGTCGGTCCTCTACCACCTGAAGCTCTCGGTGCTGGAAGACGCACTTTTGGGCTTCGTCCAATCGTTCGACCTCGGCGAGGCGGCGCCGGCGCTCAAGACGGAGGCTGTGCGATGA
- a CDS encoding acyl-CoA dehydrogenase family protein, which translates to MAGFGLTDEQEAIREGVAKLCADFDDEYWRRTDETGLFPEEFVAAIAQGGWLGVAMPESVGGAGLGLTEAAIMMQTVAQSGAGFSGASAIHLNIFGPMPIVKFGTDAQRERHLPRLISGEDKMCFAVTEPNSGLDTSSLETRAEKVEGGYRLNGRKIWTTGAQRANKILIIARTTPKDQCAKPTQGLSLFYTDREQIEAKPIPKMGRKAVECNMLFIEDLFVPEGDLVGEEGKGFAYLLHGLNPERVLFAVEAIGLGRAALAKAATYAKERIVFGRPIGQNQGVAHPLAKSWAELEAANLLAFKAAALYDAGQDCGAEANAAKYLGAEAGFTACESSVLAHGGMGYAKEYDVERYFREAMIARIAPISREMILNFIAERVLGLPKSY; encoded by the coding sequence ATGGCGGGATTTGGTCTGACCGACGAGCAGGAGGCCATCCGCGAGGGCGTCGCCAAGCTGTGCGCCGACTTCGATGACGAGTACTGGCGCCGCACCGACGAGACCGGACTCTTCCCCGAGGAATTCGTGGCCGCCATCGCCCAGGGCGGCTGGCTGGGCGTGGCCATGCCCGAGAGCGTGGGCGGGGCGGGCCTGGGCCTGACCGAGGCGGCGATCATGATGCAGACCGTGGCCCAGTCCGGCGCGGGCTTCTCGGGCGCCAGCGCCATTCACCTGAACATTTTCGGGCCGATGCCGATCGTGAAGTTCGGCACGGACGCGCAGCGGGAAAGGCATCTGCCGCGCCTGATCTCGGGCGAGGACAAGATGTGCTTCGCCGTGACCGAGCCCAATTCGGGCCTGGATACGTCCAGCCTGGAGACCCGGGCCGAGAAGGTCGAGGGCGGCTATCGCCTGAACGGCCGCAAGATCTGGACGACCGGCGCCCAGCGCGCCAACAAGATCCTGATCATCGCCCGCACCACGCCCAAGGACCAGTGCGCAAAGCCGACCCAGGGCCTGAGCCTGTTCTACACCGATCGTGAGCAGATCGAGGCCAAGCCGATCCCCAAGATGGGGCGCAAGGCCGTCGAGTGTAACATGCTCTTCATCGAGGACCTGTTCGTGCCGGAGGGCGATCTGGTCGGAGAGGAGGGCAAGGGGTTCGCCTACCTGCTGCACGGCCTCAATCCCGAGCGGGTGCTGTTCGCGGTCGAGGCCATCGGCCTGGGACGGGCCGCTTTGGCGAAAGCGGCGACCTACGCCAAGGAGCGCATCGTGTTCGGCCGGCCGATCGGCCAGAACCAGGGCGTGGCCCATCCGCTGGCCAAGTCTTGGGCCGAACTGGAGGCCGCCAACCTGCTGGCTTTCAAGGCCGCGGCCCTCTACGACGCCGGCCAGGACTGCGGGGCCGAGGCCAACGCCGCCAAGTACCTGGGCGCCGAGGCCGGCTTCACCGCCTGCGAGAGCTCGGTCCTGGCCCATGGCGGCATGGGCTACGCCAAGGAATATGACGTCGAGCGCTATTTCCGCGAGGCGATGATCGCGCGCATCGCGCCGATCAGCCGCGAGATGATCCTGAACTTCATCGCCGAGCGGGTGCTGGGTCTGCCGAAGAGTTATTGA
- a CDS encoding NAD(P)/FAD-dependent oxidoreductase, whose translation METKLRARVAVAGAGAIGSAVALTLARAQFDVTLFDPAPPGDNASGVAAGMLAPVAEAVFDPVSTPHLALLRRARDLWPAFVEGLDLPILRDGLRVEGEAAWLATIAARFEALDAPFQRLDGALVDAEDWRIEARPALAVLKTAFEALGGRFEPRAFAAGDLPAFDAVVLATGAGDAAGLTPELAALAPIKGQILRADRGPATGPVIRGEGVYIAAGESPAIGATMEMGRGDLIVDPSATEALRAAAIRLRPELAQAVLTTEVGVRASTPDGLPLVGWSATPGVMLAVGARRNGWLLAPLVAGLVAAYLKGDNPGPDAASLDAKRFSRT comes from the coding sequence ATGGAGACCAAGCTGCGCGCGCGGGTGGCGGTGGCCGGCGCCGGCGCGATCGGATCGGCCGTGGCGTTGACCCTGGCCCGCGCCCAATTCGACGTCACGCTGTTCGATCCCGCCCCGCCTGGCGACAACGCCTCCGGCGTGGCCGCCGGCATGCTGGCCCCCGTGGCCGAGGCCGTGTTCGATCCCGTCTCGACCCCGCACCTGGCGCTGCTGCGCCGGGCCCGCGACCTGTGGCCGGCGTTCGTCGAGGGGCTGGACCTGCCGATCCTGCGCGACGGCCTCAGGGTGGAAGGCGAGGCGGCCTGGCTGGCGACCATCGCCGCCCGCTTCGAGGCCCTGGACGCCCCCTTCCAGCGCCTGGACGGGGCCCTGGTCGACGCGGAGGACTGGCGGATCGAAGCACGGCCGGCCCTGGCCGTTCTCAAGACCGCCTTCGAGGCTCTGGGCGGACGGTTCGAGCCCCGCGCCTTCGCCGCCGGCGACCTGCCGGCCTTCGACGCCGTGGTGCTGGCCACGGGCGCCGGCGACGCGGCCGGCCTGACCCCGGAACTGGCGGCGCTGGCGCCCATCAAGGGCCAGATCCTGCGCGCCGACCGCGGCCCGGCGACCGGACCGGTGATCCGAGGCGAGGGGGTCTATATCGCCGCCGGTGAAAGCCCCGCGATCGGCGCCACCATGGAGATGGGCCGGGGCGACCTGATCGTCGATCCGTCGGCGACCGAGGCGCTGCGCGCGGCGGCGATCCGCCTGCGTCCGGAGCTGGCCCAGGCGGTGCTGACCACCGAGGTGGGCGTGCGGGCCAGCACGCCCGACGGCTTGCCCCTGGTGGGCTGGAGCGCGACGCCGGGCGTGATGCTGGCCGTGGGCGCGCGACGCAACGGCTGGCTGCTGGCCCCGCTTGTGGCCGGTCTGGTCGCGGCGTATCTGAAGGGTGATAACCCAGGCCCGGACGCCGCGTCGCTCGACGCGAAACGCTTCTCGAGGACCTGA
- a CDS encoding helix-turn-helix domain-containing protein — MTDKPPSDTTHPVDLYVGARLRIRRKVLGLSQTQLAEALGITFQQIQKYERGANRISASKLYEAARLLQSPVSYFFEGLDETNHDGADDGFAQRMTQFVATPEGLELAGLFPRLDDRRLRRRVVDLVKAMVDDEPGAITP, encoded by the coding sequence ATGACCGACAAACCCCCTTCCGACACGACTCACCCCGTCGATCTCTATGTCGGGGCCCGTCTGCGCATTCGCCGCAAGGTTCTGGGGCTCAGCCAGACTCAGTTGGCCGAGGCTCTGGGCATCACCTTCCAGCAGATCCAGAAGTACGAACGCGGGGCCAATCGGATCAGCGCCTCCAAGCTCTACGAGGCCGCGCGCCTGCTGCAGTCGCCGGTGTCCTACTTCTTCGAGGGGCTGGACGAGACCAACCACGACGGCGCCGACGACGGCTTCGCCCAGCGCATGACCCAGTTCGTGGCCACGCCTGAGGGCCTGGAGCTGGCCGGCCTGTTCCCGCGGCTGGACGACCGCCGGCTGCGCCGCCGGGTGGTCGACCTGGTCAAGGCCATGGTCGACGACGAACCGGGGGCGATCACGCCCTAG
- a CDS encoding energy transducer TonB family protein: MAEQQAPEHRHYDPLTSDGPRRKKGGLGAFGIATLVVVGLHAALFAYLAKQKFEAVMKEYHDDAVDVELPPPPPPPPPPPPPPPPPPTNAPPPPPAVVQPRPPIAPPPDVTPPPPLPIPPVKERVEQTAPPVISNVPPVPSNPPARASVITKPDWARKPTGEDMARYYPDRAQRMEVGGRATLSCTVTAKGSLEGCSVVSENPADYGFGDAALKLSRLFRMKPKTLDGAPVDGGQITIPIVFTVPR; the protein is encoded by the coding sequence ATGGCTGAACAACAAGCGCCTGAGCATCGCCACTACGACCCGCTCACCTCAGACGGCCCGCGACGCAAAAAAGGTGGCCTCGGCGCCTTTGGTATCGCGACCCTCGTCGTCGTCGGTTTGCACGCTGCTTTGTTCGCATATCTGGCGAAGCAGAAGTTCGAAGCGGTGATGAAGGAGTATCACGACGACGCCGTGGACGTGGAGCTGCCTCCGCCGCCCCCGCCGCCGCCGCCGCCTCCTCCGCCCCCGCCGCCGCCGCCGACCAATGCTCCGCCTCCGCCTCCCGCGGTGGTGCAGCCGAGGCCGCCGATTGCGCCGCCGCCGGACGTGACGCCGCCGCCGCCGCTGCCGATCCCTCCCGTCAAGGAGCGGGTCGAGCAAACGGCTCCGCCGGTGATCTCGAACGTGCCGCCGGTTCCTTCGAACCCGCCGGCTCGGGCTTCGGTGATCACCAAGCCGGACTGGGCCCGCAAGCCCACCGGCGAGGACATGGCTCGCTACTACCCCGACCGCGCTCAGCGGATGGAAGTTGGCGGTCGCGCGACCCTGTCGTGCACCGTCACCGCCAAGGGGTCGCTGGAAGGCTGCTCGGTCGTGTCGGAAAATCCGGCTGACTACGGCTTCGGCGACGCGGCCCTGAAGTTGTCGCGACTGTTCCGCATGAAGCCGAAGACGCTTGACGGCGCCCCGGTGGATGGTGGTCAGATCACGATCCCGATCGTCTTCACGGTCCCCCGCTAG